Proteins encoded together in one Aeromonas encheleia window:
- a CDS encoding TIGR02647 family protein — protein sequence MSGIDQVSDDFVNELKILACFDPANMSLGIKLRSDMSDELCLAAERLHQQGLISATDGGYLTPFGMTMLEHLQHLLVALKPS from the coding sequence ATGAGTGGGATCGACCAGGTTTCTGACGATTTTGTGAATGAGCTGAAAATACTGGCATGCTTTGATCCGGCCAACATGAGTCTGGGGATCAAGTTACGCAGCGACATGTCTGACGAGCTGTGCCTGGCGGCGGAGCGTCTGCATCAGCAAGGCCTGATCAGCGCAACCGATGGCGGCTATCTGACTCCTTTCGGCATGACCATGCTCGAGCACCTCCAACACCTGCTGGTGGCACTCAAACCGAGTTGA
- a CDS encoding cold-shock protein, producing the protein MSNMITGTVKFFNETKGFGFIQQENGPDVFVHFSAISGNGFRTLAEGQRVQFSVTQGQKGPQAENVTAL; encoded by the coding sequence ATGTCTAACATGATCACCGGTACCGTTAAGTTTTTCAACGAAACCAAAGGTTTTGGCTTCATCCAGCAAGAAAACGGCCCGGACGTTTTCGTTCACTTCAGCGCTATCAGCGGTAACGGCTTCCGTACCCTGGCTGAAGGTCAGCGCGTACAGTTCTCCGTGACCCAAGGTCAGAAAGGCCCGCAGGCTGAGAACGTAACTGCTCTGTAA
- a CDS encoding dihydrolipoamide acetyltransferase family protein produces MKFFKLPDLGEGLAEAEIVEWKVSAGDTVSVDQVLLSVETAKALVDVPSPVAGVIARLCGQEGDILHIGAPLVEFEGGEDDGTVVGKVSAHQQHIEDHFVVGTMAPGGSLVQAMPAVRLLAQKLGLDIDRLKGSGHAGMVTEQDVQTAFEALQSSGNEFLKGSRRAMAKAMELSHQTVVPVSITDEVDLRHWRADEDVTVRLIKAIGVACRAEPSMNAWFDGDTLSRRLFREVNVAIAVDSKHGLYVPVMENVAERERADIRQGLDRMIADVKARAVPREMLQGATITLTNFGAIAGRYASPIVTPPQVAIIGAGKLFEKVVFIHGEARPVRALPLSMTFDHRACTGGEAARFLKALVQALEAADA; encoded by the coding sequence ATGAAATTTTTCAAATTACCGGATCTGGGCGAAGGATTGGCCGAGGCCGAGATCGTCGAATGGAAGGTGAGTGCCGGCGATACCGTGAGTGTCGATCAGGTGCTGCTGTCGGTGGAGACCGCCAAGGCGCTGGTGGATGTGCCCTCGCCGGTGGCGGGGGTGATCGCCCGACTCTGCGGCCAGGAGGGGGACATACTCCATATCGGCGCGCCGCTGGTGGAGTTTGAAGGGGGCGAAGACGATGGCACCGTGGTGGGCAAGGTCAGCGCCCATCAGCAACACATCGAGGATCACTTCGTGGTGGGGACAATGGCGCCCGGAGGCTCCCTGGTGCAGGCCATGCCGGCGGTGCGCCTGCTGGCGCAGAAGCTGGGGCTGGACATCGACAGGCTCAAGGGCAGCGGCCATGCCGGCATGGTGACCGAGCAGGATGTGCAGACCGCCTTCGAAGCGCTGCAGAGCAGCGGCAACGAGTTCCTCAAGGGTTCGCGCCGGGCCATGGCCAAGGCGATGGAGCTCTCCCACCAGACGGTGGTGCCGGTCAGCATCACCGACGAGGTGGACTTGCGCCACTGGCGGGCCGATGAGGACGTCACAGTGCGCCTCATCAAGGCCATCGGTGTGGCCTGTCGCGCCGAGCCCTCCATGAATGCCTGGTTTGACGGGGATACCCTGTCGAGACGGCTGTTCAGGGAGGTCAACGTGGCCATCGCGGTTGACTCCAAACACGGGCTCTATGTGCCGGTGATGGAGAACGTGGCCGAGCGGGAGAGGGCGGATATCCGCCAGGGGCTGGACCGGATGATCGCCGACGTGAAGGCGCGAGCCGTGCCGCGGGAGATGTTGCAAGGGGCGACCATTACCCTCACCAACTTCGGCGCCATCGCGGGTCGCTACGCCAGTCCCATAGTCACGCCGCCACAGGTGGCCATCATAGGGGCGGGCAAGTTGTTTGAAAAAGTGGTCTTCATCCATGGGGAGGCGCGGCCGGTCCGGGCACTGCCACTGTCGATGACTTTCGACCACCGCGCCTGCACCGGCGGCGAGGCGGCGCGCTTCCTCAAAGCTCTGGTTCAGGCACTGGAAGCAGCGGATGCGTAA
- a CDS encoding alpha-ketoacid dehydrogenase subunit beta, with the protein MSDITLLEAINLALHHEMARDPDVVVLGEDVGVNGGVFRATVGLRDKFGFKRVIDTPLAEGLIAGVAVGMATQGLKPVAEFQFQGFIFPGMEQIICQAARMRNRTRGRLSCPIVYRSPYGAGIHSPEHHSESVEALFAHIPGLRVVIPSSPRRAYGLLLSAIRDPDPVMFFEPDRIYRSMKSDVVDDGVGLPLDVCFTLRPGRDLTIVAWGACIQEVMRAAALLAEQDIQCEVLDLATIKPLDMESILASVRKTGRLLVVHEACGSFGVGAEIVARVTEEALTSLKAPPKRLTGVDAAVPYYRNEEYYLITEQDIADAAHQLMEKWS; encoded by the coding sequence ATGAGTGACATCACACTGCTCGAAGCCATCAATCTGGCGTTGCACCATGAGATGGCGCGCGACCCCGACGTGGTGGTGCTGGGTGAGGATGTGGGGGTCAACGGCGGGGTGTTTCGCGCCACTGTGGGCCTGCGCGACAAGTTCGGTTTCAAGCGGGTGATCGACACCCCGCTGGCGGAGGGGCTGATCGCCGGGGTGGCGGTCGGCATGGCGACCCAGGGGCTCAAGCCGGTGGCCGAGTTCCAGTTCCAGGGGTTCATCTTCCCCGGCATGGAGCAGATCATCTGCCAGGCGGCACGGATGCGCAATCGCACCCGTGGCCGACTCTCTTGCCCCATCGTCTACCGCTCGCCCTATGGCGCCGGTATCCACTCGCCTGAGCACCACAGCGAGAGCGTCGAGGCGCTGTTCGCCCATATTCCGGGCCTGCGGGTGGTCATCCCCTCCAGCCCGAGACGGGCATATGGCTTGCTGCTCTCGGCCATCCGCGACCCGGATCCGGTGATGTTCTTCGAGCCGGATCGCATCTATCGCTCCATGAAGTCGGACGTGGTGGATGACGGCGTCGGCCTGCCGCTGGATGTCTGCTTCACCCTGAGGCCCGGACGGGATCTCACCATAGTCGCCTGGGGCGCCTGCATCCAGGAGGTGATGCGGGCCGCCGCGCTGCTGGCGGAGCAGGACATCCAGTGTGAGGTGCTGGATCTCGCCACCATCAAGCCGCTGGACATGGAGAGCATTTTGGCCTCGGTGCGCAAGACTGGCCGCCTGCTGGTGGTGCACGAGGCGTGCGGCAGTTTCGGAGTCGGTGCCGAAATAGTGGCGCGGGTCACCGAGGAGGCGCTCACCAGCCTCAAGGCGCCGCCCAAACGGCTCACCGGGGTGGATGCCGCCGTGCCCTACTATCGCAACGAAGAGTATTACCTCATCACCGAGCAGGATATTGCGGATGCGGCTCACCAGCTGATGGAGAAATGGTCATGA